From one Pedobacter faecalis genomic stretch:
- the zwf gene encoding glucose-6-phosphate dehydrogenase: MKTSLNVNPTIVVIFGGTGDLNMRKLAPALYNLYADGYMPQKFAIIGTARRPLNDDKFRDTLMEGVNSFSRSGKVKAAKWEKFAGNVYYTPVDVEAPDTFGDLKSRIEQLREDFGAQTKVIYYLAVAPNLFPLIAKCLDKYKLVGDEENCRIVIEKPFGRDLETARELNNILTSIFTEKQIYRIDHYLGKETVQNIMAFRFANSFLEPLWNRTYIDHIQISVTEQLGVGDRGGYYESAGALRDMIQNHLLQLLCLIGMETPVNFDADEIRNKKVDVLKAMRPFGPDDIRFSTVRGQYTKGWVEGKEVPGYRHEHGVDPDSNTETFAAIKFFVDNWRWQGIPFYVRTGKRLFQTSSLITIQFKDVPHHIFPAAVTEHWQQNRLIISIQPEMSIRLQVQAKRPGLDMVLNPVDMVFDYKGTYTSEAPEAYETLLLDVMTGDQTQFMRADQVEAAWELLMPVINAWENKKSLSFPNYTADSWGPEDAEALIARDGFHWFTLPLNKD, encoded by the coding sequence ATGAAAACCAGCCTCAACGTTAATCCAACCATTGTAGTCATCTTTGGTGGTACTGGCGACTTGAATATGCGCAAACTTGCGCCTGCACTGTATAATTTGTATGCCGACGGCTACATGCCTCAAAAATTTGCGATTATCGGCACCGCACGTCGCCCGCTCAACGACGATAAATTCAGAGATACCTTGATGGAGGGCGTCAACAGCTTCTCCAGATCTGGCAAGGTTAAAGCAGCCAAATGGGAGAAATTTGCAGGCAATGTGTATTATACACCGGTCGACGTAGAAGCGCCGGATACATTTGGCGACCTGAAATCAAGGATCGAACAGTTGCGCGAAGATTTCGGTGCACAGACCAAAGTTATTTATTACCTCGCGGTAGCACCAAACCTGTTCCCGCTCATCGCGAAATGCCTGGATAAATACAAGCTGGTGGGCGACGAAGAAAACTGCCGCATCGTGATCGAAAAACCTTTCGGCCGCGACCTTGAAACAGCCAGGGAACTGAACAATATCCTTACCAGCATCTTCACCGAGAAGCAGATCTACCGTATCGATCACTACCTCGGTAAGGAGACCGTACAAAACATTATGGCCTTCCGTTTCGCCAACTCCTTCCTGGAGCCACTATGGAACCGCACCTATATTGACCATATACAAATATCAGTAACAGAGCAACTTGGCGTGGGCGACAGGGGCGGATACTACGAAAGTGCCGGTGCCCTGCGCGACATGATCCAGAATCACCTGCTGCAATTACTTTGCCTTATAGGTATGGAAACACCGGTCAACTTTGACGCCGACGAGATAAGGAATAAGAAAGTAGACGTCCTTAAAGCCATGCGGCCTTTCGGTCCGGACGACATCCGCTTCAGCACCGTACGCGGACAGTACACCAAAGGTTGGGTAGAAGGCAAGGAAGTGCCTGGTTACCGCCACGAACATGGTGTAGACCCAGATTCCAACACCGAAACCTTTGCTGCTATTAAGTTTTTTGTGGACAACTGGCGCTGGCAGGGAATCCCGTTCTACGTGCGTACCGGTAAACGTCTTTTTCAGACTTCCTCGCTGATCACCATTCAGTTTAAAGATGTTCCGCATCACATATTTCCGGCTGCAGTTACAGAACACTGGCAACAAAACCGATTGATTATCAGTATACAACCAGAAATGAGCATTCGTTTGCAGGTTCAGGCCAAACGTCCGGGACTCGACATGGTGCTGAACCCGGTGGATATGGTGTTCGACTATAAAGGCACCTACACTTCGGAAGCGCCTGAGGCATACGAGACGCTGTTGCTCGACGTGATGACGGGCGATCAGACCCAGTTTATGCGGGCAGATCAGGTAGAAGCCGCATGGGAACTCCTCATGCCGGTCATCAACGCCTGGGAAAACAAAAAATCACTCAGCTTCCCGAATTACACGGCCGACTCCTGGGGCCCGGAAGACGCCGAGGCGCTGATTGCCCGCGATGGTTTCCATTGGTTTACCCTGCCGCTCAACAAAGACTAA
- the gndA gene encoding NADP-dependent phosphogluconate dehydrogenase, which translates to MNNKYTLGMIGLGTMGRNLLLNMADNGFQVTGYDKDARMLAKLEEDGKAHNLKAYSSLEDFVQSLELPRRIMLLVPAGKIVDSVIEELTPLLEKGDMIIDSGNSHFTDTSRRDQQLVAQGIHFFGMGISGGEEGARFGPSMMPGGDKEAYNAVKPILEAVSAKVNGDPCVTYIGPGASGHFVKMVHNGIEYAMMQILAETYDLLRKTLKYDNDQIYAVFKKWNEGRLQSFLLEVTRDIFKFKDKKTGAFLVDMIRDVAKSKGTGKWTSQVSMDLQLPIPTINESVSARDLSKYKSLRSALNEVFPEEHTTVADPQAFEDQLERALYFAMVTSYAQGLHLLEAASDEFKYELNLKEISQIWRGGCIIRAGLLEDIYQAYKKQPELTHLYTDSSVQQQLKDILPATRNVVITAMSMGIAVPCFASALTYFDSMRTDKSPLNLTQAQRDFFGAHTFERIDEEGIFHADWNEENL; encoded by the coding sequence ATGAACAACAAATATACTTTAGGAATGATCGGCCTTGGAACCATGGGCCGAAACCTTCTGCTCAACATGGCCGACAATGGTTTTCAGGTAACCGGCTACGACAAAGACGCCAGAATGCTGGCAAAGCTTGAAGAAGACGGAAAAGCACATAACCTTAAAGCCTACAGCTCGCTGGAAGATTTTGTACAAAGCCTGGAACTCCCACGCAGGATTATGCTGCTGGTACCTGCGGGTAAAATAGTCGACAGTGTAATCGAAGAGCTGACGCCTCTGCTCGAAAAAGGCGATATGATCATAGACAGTGGCAACTCGCATTTTACAGATACCAGCCGTCGCGATCAGCAGCTCGTTGCACAGGGCATCCACTTCTTTGGCATGGGTATTTCCGGCGGCGAAGAAGGTGCGCGTTTCGGACCCAGCATGATGCCGGGTGGCGATAAGGAAGCTTACAACGCCGTAAAGCCTATTCTTGAAGCAGTTTCCGCTAAAGTAAATGGCGATCCTTGCGTAACGTATATCGGGCCTGGTGCTTCGGGGCATTTCGTGAAGATGGTGCACAACGGGATCGAGTATGCAATGATGCAGATTCTGGCAGAAACTTACGACCTGCTAAGAAAGACGCTGAAGTACGATAACGACCAGATCTATGCTGTTTTCAAAAAATGGAACGAAGGCAGACTGCAATCCTTCCTGCTGGAAGTAACGCGCGACATCTTTAAGTTTAAGGATAAAAAAACCGGTGCGTTCCTGGTCGACATGATTCGCGATGTGGCCAAGTCAAAAGGCACAGGAAAATGGACTTCTCAGGTATCTATGGACCTTCAACTGCCCATACCAACCATAAACGAGTCTGTGAGTGCACGCGATCTGTCGAAATACAAGTCGCTCCGCTCCGCGCTGAACGAAGTATTTCCAGAAGAACACACCACTGTTGCAGATCCGCAAGCATTTGAAGACCAACTCGAGCGGGCGCTGTATTTTGCAATGGTAACCTCTTATGCTCAGGGGCTTCACCTTTTGGAGGCGGCGTCTGACGAGTTTAAGTACGAACTCAACCTCAAAGAAATATCACAGATCTGGCGCGGCGGATGTATCATTCGCGCTGGTTTACTGGAAGACATCTACCAGGCTTATAAAAAACAGCCTGAACTGACCCATCTTTATACCGACAGCAGCGTACAGCAGCAGCTCAAAGATATCCTGCCTGCCACGCGCAACGTGGTAATCACCGCGATGTCAATGGGTATAGCGGTGCCCTGCTTCGCTTCGGCGCTGACTTATTTCGATTCGATGCGGACGGATAAGTCGCCGCTCAACCTGACTCAGGCGCAGCGCGACTTCTTCGGTGCACACACGTTTGAGCGTATCGACGAAGAGGGTATTTTCCATGCCGATTGGAACGAAGAGAACCTTTAA
- a CDS encoding ROK family protein, with amino-acid sequence MKPNSSNVLSIDVGGTSVKAGVLSSNGELLSAFSKLPTPKKSTPEAVLKTIAELVAGLEHPFDKVSIGFPGYVKSGMVFTAPNLAKNKWQEIDLAQQVSDLLDKPVRLVNDADQAALGIVSGKGFEIVVTLGTGFGTALVYDGDLLPHLELAHFPVSKTKDYDDYIGTKALEKIGKKDWNDRLELIIKTYKTVFNYETLYIGGGNAKHITLDLDDNIRIVNNRDGIKGGAKLWQADERYLIYTTYPKKSEN; translated from the coding sequence ATGAAACCAAACAGTAGTAATGTTTTATCCATCGACGTCGGCGGAACGAGCGTCAAAGCCGGGGTGTTGAGCTCAAACGGAGAGTTGCTGTCAGCGTTCAGTAAATTGCCCACACCAAAGAAGTCCACGCCAGAGGCCGTACTAAAAACGATTGCAGAGCTTGTCGCCGGGCTCGAACATCCCTTCGACAAAGTGTCCATCGGCTTTCCGGGCTACGTCAAATCGGGGATGGTCTTTACTGCACCCAACCTGGCTAAGAACAAGTGGCAGGAAATCGACCTTGCCCAACAGGTAAGTGATCTTCTGGACAAACCAGTGCGGTTGGTAAACGATGCCGACCAGGCGGCTCTGGGTATTGTATCCGGAAAGGGGTTTGAAATTGTCGTTACGCTGGGTACAGGCTTTGGAACAGCGCTGGTATATGACGGCGACCTGCTCCCCCATTTGGAGCTCGCACACTTTCCGGTATCTAAGACCAAAGACTATGACGACTATATCGGCACCAAAGCACTCGAGAAAATCGGCAAGAAAGACTGGAACGATCGGCTCGAACTGATCATCAAAACATACAAGACCGTGTTTAACTACGAGACCTTATATATAGGCGGCGGAAACGCAAAACACATCACGCTCGATCTGGATGATAATATCCGGATTGTAAACAACAGGGACGGCATCAAAGGCGGTGCAAAACTCTGGCAGGCCGACGAACGATACCTTATATATACTACATACCCTAAGAAGAGCGAAAACTAA
- a CDS encoding DUF5007 domain-containing protein: MQLKHKAAVLMLSVVAFSGCRKIFDIPEEKDYFSQNADYTVRTFEPILGRTTVFNRSFEEDNSTYPMKFELINPRFGDGRPAEDMVTKRDVLVWTQEYTGQEKSLAEIEAKRKIENRPVVEIRSNGDLIVWNSATRDLITPRDSAQYDFIQKQRFFDVRVSNSGGSKVIRDLKFWPWRERPYETDDASDINPYTGARNTTTPGGSTFILMYPSISNVFRESDSRPMETVRDRVTTRIEKIGEGSSLTFRFLDRLGNPINPARFNMTKWDQLVHGFNMEMTPEYVKYDVAYPIPLARIPTRFTQGGVNGSGDRAHVEFSYSRIGFGNVVVIGTIAENFSIYEKGDWRITFRFETVNPKFTND; encoded by the coding sequence ATGCAATTAAAACATAAAGCTGCGGTTCTGATGTTATCGGTGGTTGCTTTCAGCGGGTGTCGTAAAATTTTCGACATACCAGAGGAGAAGGATTACTTTAGTCAGAACGCTGATTATACTGTCAGAACATTCGAGCCCATACTAGGACGTACTACGGTTTTTAACCGCTCTTTCGAGGAGGATAACTCAACTTATCCAATGAAGTTTGAGTTGATCAACCCCAGATTCGGAGACGGACGTCCGGCTGAGGATATGGTTACCAAACGAGATGTGCTCGTATGGACACAGGAGTACACCGGACAGGAGAAGAGTCTGGCTGAGATTGAGGCCAAGCGTAAGATTGAGAACCGCCCTGTGGTTGAAATCAGAAGCAATGGAGACCTCATTGTGTGGAATTCAGCAACCAGGGATCTTATTACTCCAAGAGATTCAGCTCAATATGACTTTATTCAGAAGCAACGTTTCTTTGATGTTCGCGTAAGTAATTCAGGTGGAAGTAAGGTTATTCGTGACCTTAAATTCTGGCCTTGGAGAGAGCGGCCTTATGAGACCGATGACGCGAGCGACATAAACCCGTATACAGGTGCGCGTAACACCACTACGCCTGGAGGTAGTACTTTTATATTAATGTATCCATCTATCAGTAATGTATTTCGAGAGTCGGACAGCAGACCGATGGAAACTGTGAGAGACAGGGTTACGACACGTATTGAAAAGATCGGCGAAGGTAGCTCACTAACGTTTCGCTTCCTTGACAGGCTAGGTAATCCTATTAATCCAGCTAGGTTTAATATGACCAAATGGGATCAGCTCGTTCATGGTTTCAATATGGAGATGACTCCCGAGTATGTTAAATATGATGTGGCGTATCCTATTCCTTTAGCGAGGATTCCAACGCGGTTTACTCAAGGCGGTGTTAACGGGTCTGGCGACCGCGCCCATGTGGAATTTAGCTACTCAAGAATAGGTTTTGGTAACGTTGTGGTTATCGGTACAATCGCCGAGAACTTCAGCATCTACGAAAAAGGTGACTGGCGGATCACATTTAGGTTTGAGACCGTGAATCCTAAGTTTACAAACGACTAG
- a CDS encoding fasciclin domain-containing protein gives MKRSNFKSRYVVALLFGALLIQFGCKKEDTYKKAVDITMEVNMNTYDYLKSKPGVYDSLLYVIDRMGLTETLKSGEVTLFAPSNESFRIAIRNLNDVRKAQSKPAMFLGTIATGPTDNMLPREKPKARADKEHLDTMINMYIVEGLHTAGEFALGDGLPLTANKVGYPMHGKRVFADAQGWKGGGSEVIEFSNTKRSVFVPQWAKTTTTSVNIKTTNGIVHLLEPDHVFGFDEFVTRLTLIPPPTNLFLDPRGGKTKLYIDWDNSGSFDGSVNPGEKFIWSYDGNYLTKMVASFSQANNKVYFLWSPVDPLAEVDGRPLIANSYTITSANDSKIYQDRDPKAWVVEGTNDQPNLNDLRDNNNINWVILDTRQDQEFTTNYQRKIYDFKNTVPYKHYRITFLQTFAAGSMLQLSEWTFNYREEL, from the coding sequence ATGAAGAGATCAAATTTTAAATCAAGGTATGTAGTGGCATTATTGTTTGGTGCCCTATTGATCCAATTTGGGTGTAAAAAGGAAGACACCTATAAAAAGGCTGTCGATATAACGATGGAGGTAAATATGAACACTTACGACTATCTGAAGAGTAAGCCGGGTGTATATGATTCCTTATTATATGTAATAGACAGAATGGGTCTAACGGAGACACTAAAAAGCGGAGAGGTTACACTTTTCGCACCATCCAATGAAAGTTTTCGTATAGCGATCCGCAACCTTAACGATGTACGTAAGGCGCAGAGTAAGCCAGCTATGTTTCTAGGTACGATTGCCACGGGCCCGACAGATAATATGTTGCCCAGGGAAAAGCCTAAGGCCAGAGCAGATAAAGAACATTTGGATACGATGATCAATATGTATATTGTTGAAGGCCTTCATACTGCTGGGGAGTTTGCTCTGGGCGATGGCTTGCCGCTTACCGCAAATAAGGTAGGTTACCCTATGCACGGTAAACGTGTATTTGCTGATGCTCAAGGCTGGAAAGGTGGAGGCTCAGAAGTTATTGAGTTCTCCAATACAAAACGCAGCGTGTTTGTTCCTCAGTGGGCCAAAACCACCACCACCTCAGTGAATATAAAGACCACTAACGGTATCGTCCATTTGCTTGAACCTGATCACGTGTTTGGATTTGATGAGTTTGTTACGAGGCTGACTCTAATACCTCCGCCAACCAATTTATTCCTTGATCCGAGAGGTGGAAAAACAAAATTGTATATAGATTGGGACAATTCTGGTAGTTTCGATGGTTCCGTAAACCCGGGCGAGAAATTCATCTGGTCGTACGATGGTAACTATCTTACCAAAATGGTTGCGTCATTCAGCCAGGCCAATAACAAGGTTTATTTCCTGTGGAGCCCGGTAGATCCGCTGGCGGAAGTTGACGGCAGGCCTTTGATTGCCAACTCCTATACAATTACGTCTGCAAACGATTCGAAGATCTATCAGGATCGTGATCCAAAAGCGTGGGTTGTTGAGGGAACAAACGATCAGCCTAACCTGAATGATCTTCGGGATAATAATAACATTAACTGGGTTATCCTAGATACCCGTCAGGATCAGGAGTTCACTACGAACTATCAGCGTAAGATATACGATTTCAAAAATACTGTGCCATATAAGCATTACAGAATTACATTCTTGCAGACGTTTGCAGCGGGCAGTATGCTTCAGCTTTCTGAATGGACATTTAACTACAGAGAGGAATTATAA
- a CDS encoding RagB/SusD family nutrient uptake outer membrane protein codes for MKRIILLSLVSFGLLAGGCNKTLDVDSTRVVNEANYWKSIEDARAGIMGVYGLTRAALADNNGHWIYGDVRLGNFDAPIRQDLKAIIRNDLNAQYPVVEQLSNWRRFYAIINAANIFLERIPEVRAQDPRYTENNMNVDIAQVRFLRAYAYFYMVRIWGDVPFIVSSREGTFENQPRTDQKAILDFVQAEMTAAAAVLPYRYSAEDIQQPGNYYGVGSGRWDGALVRKASAWAILAQVAAWQGKYADVSTYTTLVINDMNKAGLSYISTDELTRPQGIFYDKKINQLLAFGFIWGHQDATFTGNIESLTLAEPVVNKSIPDIFVPKDSILSIFREPNDGRFNIDTTGITRSDKYFVNFQGRYPVFSKIKVVQNGSSSPNDANFRLFSSAILVTRLEDVTLLRAEAFAVLGETTRAIEDLNAVRQRRYNVDQMGLNNPNADQFVRYSEPRHGSVFEAVFKERQKEFMGEGHHFYDLVRYHKVKRKDPVWLNLINSGGIYWPISRQILAQNPLLTQNSYWK; via the coding sequence ATGAAGAGAATAATTTTACTGAGCTTAGTTTCTTTCGGACTTCTTGCTGGAGGTTGTAATAAGACACTCGACGTTGATTCGACGCGTGTGGTGAATGAAGCCAACTACTGGAAGTCTATCGAAGACGCCAGGGCCGGAATTATGGGGGTTTACGGATTAACCAGGGCAGCATTGGCCGATAACAATGGCCACTGGATTTATGGGGACGTTCGTTTAGGTAATTTTGATGCGCCTATCCGTCAAGATCTTAAGGCCATAATCAGGAATGATTTGAATGCTCAATATCCTGTAGTGGAGCAGCTTTCAAATTGGAGAAGATTTTATGCAATTATTAATGCCGCCAACATTTTCTTGGAAAGGATTCCTGAAGTCAGGGCGCAAGATCCAAGATATACGGAGAATAATATGAATGTAGACATCGCACAGGTGCGCTTCCTGCGTGCTTATGCGTATTTCTACATGGTTAGAATTTGGGGAGATGTTCCTTTTATTGTAAGTTCAAGAGAAGGAACCTTTGAGAACCAGCCACGTACAGATCAAAAAGCGATTTTAGATTTTGTGCAGGCTGAAATGACTGCAGCAGCTGCGGTGCTTCCTTATCGTTACAGTGCTGAAGATATTCAGCAACCAGGCAACTACTATGGCGTAGGGTCGGGTCGCTGGGATGGTGCGCTGGTTAGGAAAGCGTCGGCCTGGGCTATCTTAGCGCAAGTTGCAGCATGGCAAGGTAAGTATGCGGATGTTTCCACGTATACTACCTTGGTTATCAACGACATGAATAAGGCTGGTTTGAGCTATATTTCCACAGATGAGCTGACAAGGCCTCAGGGGATTTTTTATGACAAAAAAATAAATCAGTTGCTGGCATTTGGCTTCATATGGGGTCATCAGGATGCTACTTTTACGGGTAATATTGAGTCTTTGACCCTTGCTGAGCCTGTGGTTAATAAGAGCATTCCGGATATCTTTGTGCCAAAGGATTCTATCCTTTCTATCTTCAGAGAGCCTAACGACGGCCGTTTTAACATAGATACTACTGGTATTACCCGTTCAGATAAATATTTTGTGAACTTTCAGGGCCGTTATCCTGTATTCAGCAAGATAAAAGTGGTTCAGAACGGATCTTCATCACCAAACGATGCTAATTTCAGATTGTTCTCCAGTGCTATTCTTGTAACACGTCTTGAAGACGTTACTCTGTTGAGAGCTGAGGCGTTTGCTGTACTTGGAGAAACTACCCGTGCGATTGAAGATCTTAATGCGGTCAGACAGCGCCGGTATAACGTGGATCAGATGGGACTCAATAACCCGAATGCAGATCAGTTCGTTCGCTACAGCGAGCCTAGGCATGGTTCTGTATTTGAGGCAGTTTTCAAGGAACGTCAGAAGGAATTTATGGGAGAGGGTCACCATTTTTATGATCTCGTGAGATATCATAAAGTAAAGCGCAAGGATCCCGTTTGGCTTAACTTGATTAACAGTGGAGGGATCTACTGGCCGATCTCAAGGCAAATTCTGGCTCAGAATCCTTTGCTTACCCAAAACTCTTATTGGAAATAA
- a CDS encoding SusC/RagA family TonB-linked outer membrane protein — protein sequence MRIIATMTFLGVLCTTTCSFGNTARSACVSNNFSFRGSFQEQTDASGKDTSGTDTGTVGVTPIKKSLLKRLESKSGNLDPKKLAIFPAVTLQQYLKGEAAGLYVQESTGEPGAPQTMFIRGTSQPLLSQREVFQSQPLVILDGIPLTAEHPYALDIQQYKFERIGPGTDPLSIINMDNIESVQVLKDISATAIYGPKAVNGVILLTSKPATTKRKITFDSYVGMATPNAVTTVNGNFENQFRRQFYDRYTGNGSYSDNDVYPLYLSDSLNNAYYGPANWDEQYYNSGLAYGANAAISGGTSRANFRFSFGALQNQGVADDTGIERYNTRFLVNMQPIEWLTMSAMVNASVLNRDRNRNLRDRFAQVNYLPDLSSPLAPNKDRYNTYLAEFDKGFDENKTNAVQGYFQFAFNFDKLKITSTLGADYNEGYRDIFFARTLLQNSNYASNYYGYSQRAMIDNVASYDLELNDDNKFNFQLGASFQFDSYKYQYAYAYRGSNDYIKINLLNADALSGSFLNPSVFSRELTYKFLDRTRNNLISFNARATYEFKEKYTISAMLRNDGTSNQQPTSRWFLSPVVSAGWDMKKEFFEQEIAVSSLNMRASAGRLGRYEHFDNYSQGPQYTAYIGFTGNVITPGYNGFSVLTRPYSTGNVGYNIDWAYQDQLSLGVDAGFAEDRIRASVDVYIKEDKNMLLGLPAAAEYGYTSLIRNGMNIRNSGVEVSLGATVLPSTKTVSWTTALNVNYNRNELTALPGGLKEIVIGDRMLRVGESVGSYWLLTNDGMYNADGDVPAVGGVKRRYNGIEMKAGDPNWRDINGDNLIDNQDRTIQGNSLPLFAGGFNNTFGYKKWSLDLNFYYNFGRDLINQDMANRFDFVNREGQNNINSVREITFWEKRGEYSKYPLYNPWSSVAPFQANQDLFLENGSFVKLRTLSLGYDLTEVMKKKSANVARFYVYGSVNNVFTLTKYTGQDPELVNYTGYDSGYGIQLPRTYLLGVKLDF from the coding sequence ATGCGCATTATTGCAACTATGACTTTTTTGGGTGTGTTGTGTACAACGACATGCTCATTCGGCAATACGGCTAGGTCTGCCTGTGTTTCGAATAACTTCTCTTTCAGGGGGAGCTTTCAAGAACAGACAGATGCTTCTGGAAAAGATACCAGTGGCACGGACACCGGTACCGTAGGCGTTACGCCCATTAAGAAATCTCTTTTAAAGAGACTGGAGTCTAAGAGTGGTAACCTTGATCCAAAGAAGCTCGCTATTTTTCCTGCTGTTACTTTGCAGCAGTATTTAAAAGGAGAGGCTGCAGGTCTTTATGTTCAGGAATCTACCGGCGAACCTGGTGCACCACAGACCATGTTCATCCGCGGAACTTCTCAGCCACTTCTTTCTCAGCGTGAGGTATTCCAGTCGCAGCCCCTGGTAATCCTTGACGGAATTCCGCTTACTGCCGAGCATCCCTATGCGTTAGATATACAGCAATACAAATTTGAGCGGATTGGTCCGGGTACCGACCCGCTTTCGATCATTAATATGGACAATATTGAGTCGGTTCAGGTGTTGAAAGACATCTCGGCAACCGCAATCTATGGTCCGAAGGCGGTTAACGGCGTTATTTTGTTAACCTCTAAACCAGCTACAACGAAAAGAAAGATCACTTTCGATTCGTATGTTGGGATGGCTACTCCAAATGCGGTAACCACAGTTAACGGTAATTTCGAAAATCAGTTCAGAAGACAGTTTTACGACAGATATACCGGTAATGGAAGCTATTCGGATAATGACGTATATCCGTTGTACTTGAGTGATTCATTAAATAATGCTTATTACGGTCCGGCGAACTGGGACGAGCAATATTATAATAGCGGACTTGCTTACGGAGCAAATGCAGCGATCTCGGGTGGTACGAGCCGTGCAAACTTCCGTTTCTCTTTCGGAGCACTTCAAAATCAAGGCGTTGCAGATGATACAGGGATTGAGCGTTATAACACGAGGTTCCTGGTTAATATGCAGCCTATAGAATGGCTGACCATGTCTGCAATGGTGAATGCATCCGTATTAAACCGCGACCGCAACAGAAATTTAAGAGACAGGTTTGCGCAGGTTAACTATCTGCCAGACTTGAGTTCGCCGCTCGCACCGAACAAAGACAGGTATAATACTTACCTTGCTGAGTTCGATAAAGGCTTCGACGAGAATAAAACGAATGCTGTTCAAGGTTACTTCCAGTTTGCTTTCAACTTTGATAAGTTAAAGATTACCAGTACATTAGGGGCTGATTACAATGAAGGTTACCGTGATATCTTCTTTGCGAGGACCTTACTTCAGAATTCAAACTATGCATCTAACTACTATGGATATAGCCAGCGTGCTATGATCGATAATGTCGCATCTTATGATCTTGAGTTAAATGATGACAACAAATTCAACTTCCAGTTGGGAGCTTCTTTCCAGTTTGATTCGTATAAATATCAGTACGCATATGCTTACAGGGGTTCTAACGATTATATTAAGATCAACCTGCTAAATGCAGACGCACTTTCAGGTAGTTTCTTGAATCCTAGTGTTTTTTCAAGAGAGCTAACCTATAAATTTCTGGACAGAACTCGTAATAATCTGATTTCTTTCAACGCACGTGCTACTTATGAATTCAAAGAAAAGTACACGATCTCTGCAATGTTGAGAAATGATGGAACCTCTAACCAGCAACCTACGAGCAGATGGTTCTTATCCCCAGTGGTTTCGGCGGGATGGGATATGAAGAAAGAATTTTTTGAGCAGGAGATTGCAGTGTCTAGCCTGAATATGCGTGCAAGTGCCGGTCGCTTAGGTCGTTATGAGCACTTTGATAACTATTCTCAAGGTCCCCAGTACACCGCTTATATAGGGTTTACCGGTAACGTGATCACTCCTGGTTATAATGGGTTTTCTGTTTTGACCCGGCCTTACAGCACCGGAAATGTTGGTTATAATATAGATTGGGCATACCAGGACCAGCTCAGTCTTGGTGTTGATGCCGGTTTTGCTGAAGACCGCATCAGAGCTTCGGTTGACGTTTATATAAAAGAAGATAAAAACATGCTGTTAGGGCTACCTGCAGCTGCTGAATACGGTTATACTTCTTTGATAAGGAATGGGATGAACATTCGTAACAGTGGTGTTGAGGTGTCATTAGGGGCAACTGTTTTACCTTCTACTAAAACCGTTTCATGGACTACTGCTTTAAATGTTAACTATAATAGAAACGAGTTAACTGCGCTTCCGGGTGGTTTAAAGGAGATCGTTATAGGTGATCGCATGCTACGGGTTGGTGAGAGTGTTGGTAGTTACTGGCTGTTAACAAACGATGGCATGTATAACGCTGATGGTGACGTTCCTGCAGTTGGAGGTGTAAAAAGGCGCTATAACGGTATTGAGATGAAAGCCGGTGATCCGAACTGGAGAGATATCAATGGTGACAACCTTATTGATAACCAAGATCGTACGATTCAAGGAAATTCTCTACCTCTTTTCGCAGGTGGATTTAACAACACTTTCGGATATAAGAAGTGGTCGCTTGATTTGAATTTCTATTACAATTTTGGACGTGACCTGATTAATCAGGATATGGCAAACCGTTTTGACTTTGTTAATCGCGAGGGTCAGAATAACATCAACTCTGTTCGTGAGATTACTTTCTGGGAGAAGAGAGGGGAGTATTCTAAATACCCGCTTTATAACCCCTGGAGTTCGGTTGCACCTTTCCAGGCTAACCAGGATCTGTTCCTGGAAAACGGTTCGTTTGTCAAATTACGTACGTTATCACTTGGTTACGACCTGACCGAGGTGATGAAGAAGAAGTCTGCGAACGTAGCCAGGTTCTATGTTTACGGTAGCGTGAATAATGTATTTACGCTAACTAAATATACTGGTCAGGACCCTGAACTGGTAAACTATACAGGTTACGATTCAGGCTACGGAATTCAGCTTCCAAGAACATATTTACTTGGAGTTAAATTGGATTTTTAA